In the genome of Leguminivora glycinivorella isolate SPB_JAAS2020 chromosome 21, LegGlyc_1.1, whole genome shotgun sequence, one region contains:
- the LOC125237541 gene encoding uncharacterized protein LOC125237541, with protein MTVKTENGPRKRWICLFTCLVIRAIHLEVVKDLSTSECLMAFRRFIATRGVPALILTDNATQFRLLGETLADEERFKTNLKWKFIPQLAPWHGGVYERLISIVKHCLKRTLEKHILTDNQLLTIMKESEAVINSRPLTYVGANVDHILKPADFLTPGKCFSVEVLTESLPLSGSLIKKQLIEGWNRGNMIMAEYKEMFLNQYLLSLRERYRNSPKQARVRCQRIPRIGDVVQIKGEAKNREGWKVGTISELIKGKDGLCRIAKVKVENGVFTRSIAHLYPLEADEDTSFQDPIRTSLDNEARGVCINLEEEESQTLPLRTNETQAYDSTSAGSSEDNHKNSNNDIENELNLNDHSELLIDSDLTQREDTAPVQTPITDTESDNEEASSQAVDSGAQRRTAAVQAMQKIHRWTRDLMSAIN; from the coding sequence ATGACCGTAAAGACAGAAAACGGTCCAAGGAAAAGATGGAtctgtttgtttacatgtctaGTGATAAGAGCAATACACTTGGAAGTTGTTAAGGACCTGAGCACCAGTGAGTGCCTCATGGCATTTAGAAGATTCATAGCCACTAGAGGGGTGCCAGCACTTATATTGACTGATAATGCAACACAATTCAGACTGCTAGGGGAAACACTTGCAGATGAAGAAAGATTCAAAACTAACTTGAAATGGAAGTTTATCCCCCAACTGGCCCCTTGGCATGGCGGAGTATATGAAAGATTGATTTCTATAGTGAAACATTGTTTAAAAAGAACGTTGGAAAAGCACATTTTAACTGATAACCAGTTATTGACAATAATGAAAGAATCTGAGGCAGTAATCAATTCAAGACCGCTCACATATGTGGGAGCAAATGTAGATCACATTCTCAAACCTGCAGATTTTCTGACACCAGGAAAGTGTTTCAGTGTCGAAGTACTCACTGAAAGCTTACCATTATCCGGTTCACttattaaaaaacaacttaTAGAAGGATGGAACCGAGGCAACATGATAATGGCCGAATACAAGGAAATGTTCTTAAACCAGTACTTGTTGAGCTTAAGAGAAAGATATCGAAATTCACCCAAACAAGCAAGGGTGAGGTGTCAGAGAATTCCAAGGATTGGAGATGTAGTACAAATAAAGGGTGAAGCCAAGAATAGGGAAGGATGGAAGGTGGGAACAATCTCAGAATTAATCAAAGGAAAAGACGGTTTATGTAGAATTGCAAAGGTTAAAGTAGAAAACGGTGTATTCACAAGGTCAATAGCACATTTATATCCTTTGGAAGCTGATGAAGATACGTCTTTCCAAGATCCTATCAGAACATCCTTAGACAATGAAGCTAGAGGCGTATGCATTAacttagaagaagaagaatctCAGACCTTACCATTGAGAACTAATGAGACTCAGGCGTACGACTCTACAAGTGCAGGAAGTTCTGAGGACAATCATAAAAATTCAAATAATGATATCGAAaatgaattaaatttaaatgacCACAGTGAATTGTTGATAGATTCAGATTTGACACAAAGAGAGGATACTGCTCCAGTACAAACTCCCATTACTGACACAGAATCTGACAATGAAGAAGCCTCGAGTCAAGCTGTTGATTCAGGTGCTCAACGCAGAACTGCCGCGGTCCAAGCTATGCAAAAAATTCATAGATGGACGCGAGATTTGATGTCAGCCATAAATTAA
- the LOC125237473 gene encoding piggyBac transposable element-derived protein 4-like encodes MTAIMDDDKFTDELLRMMDAESHFEMDELSESDSMLGCESSEDEPENDNETADSEDVSEPLSKRNSEFKWTSDRFEPNIVPFTETPFEIDPILMLEGTREIDYFLHYFDPDIMLQIVESINQTYREYIDDQESSSHLKKWNDLTVPEFYIFLTLCMLMTRNKRTRLDEHWSTDHLLYSPIFGTLMNRTRFSTLLYLLRKPTMSTDVNIIDILIHHARTKFKTVVTSPSKNLSVNETIVPFKGVMTRHDMKKTGIKLFMLRDLKTNIIHDFTLYFGGEKTDQFIMNGLRATETVIASLLKDYYNTYRHLYVDERYTSPRLFKYLYENGIYACGKTTQKKAGMPHFIKNLKQYEVSVGYCQPLTAIQWHSHRHYTYMLTTVHNDAMLTLKKRDQTTGNFINKPKASIDYSKIMNMNFADNSEFMMSTHRSLCPLHWHKKLLFHVVDMHSLNAFNCWRMTKDPYNRTSYATFQLRLIRQLIEMYNGSTISIDRPVKRNINNSVNTLPAAAAQHMPTKADKYQRCKVCSRQKKRRDTKLMCAMCQVYLCACPCFQIFHQGPNTTEGEGFS; translated from the exons ATGACGGCCATAATGGATGACGACAAGTTTACGGACGAATTGTTGAGGATGATGGATGCGGAGTCGCATTTTGAGATGGATGAATTGTCGGAGTCCGATTCTATGCTTGGTTGTGAG AGCTCCGAAGACGAACCAGAAAACGACAACGAAACGGCCGATAGCGAAGATGTCTCGGAGCCCCTCTCCAAGAGAAACTCCGAGTTCAAGTGGACTTCCGACAGGTTCGAACCCAACATCGTCCCCTTCACAGAAACCCCCTTCGAAATCGACCCCATACTCATGCTCGAAGGAACGAGGGAAATAGACTACTTCCTACACTACTTCGACCCAGACATTATGCTGCAAATCGTCGAAAGCATCAACCAAACTTACAGAGAATACATCGATGATCAGGAATCCAGCTCGCATTTAAAGAAATGGAACGATTTAACAGTTCCAGAATTCTACATCTTCCTCACTTTGTGCATGCTGATGACGAGAAACAAAAGAACTAGGCTGGATGAGCATTGGTCGACGGACCACCTCTTGTACTCTCCAATTTTTGGTACCCTTATGAACCGCACGAGATTCTCAACTTTACTCTatctgttacgaaaaccgacCATGTCCACAGATGTCAACATCATTGATATCCTAATACATCATGCTCGAACGAAATTCAAAACTGTCGTAACAAGTCCATCTAAGAATCTCTCTGTAAATGAGACTATCGTACCCTTCAAAGGGGTTATGACTCGGCATGATATGAAGAAGACGGGCATAAAACTCTTCATGCTTAGGGACTTGAAAACGAATATAATACATGACTTTACGCTTTATTTCGGCGGAGAAAAAACAGATCAATTCATCATGAATGGATTGAGGGCAACTGAAACCGTGATAGCCAGTTTGTTGAAGGATTATTACAATACTTATAGACACCTGTATGTTGATGAGCGATACACAAGTCCAAGGTTGTTCAAATATCTGTATGAGAACGGAATTTACGCTTGCGGAAAGACGACTCAAAAGAAAGCGGGAATGCCTCACTTCATAAAGAATTTGAAGCAGTATGAAGTGTCCGTTGGGTACTGCCAACCGCTCACCGCAATTCAATGGCATAGTCACAGACATTACACCTACATGTTAACCACCGTTCATAACGACGCAATGCTAACTTTAAAGAAAAGAGACCAGACCACAGGGAACTTCATAAACAAACCAAAAGCATCCATAGACTACTCGAAGATCATGAACATGAATTTTGCGGACAACTCCGAATTTATGATGTCGACACACCGGAGTTTGTGCCCACTGCACTGGCATAAGAAACTACTGTTTCATGTTGTTGACATGCATTCACTGAACGCTTTTAACTGCTGGCGGATGACTAAAGATCCGTATAATAGAACATCTTATGCTACGTTCCAGCTGCGGCTTATAAGACAGCTGATAGAAATGTATAACGGCAGTACTATAAGTATAGATCGACCTGTGAAGAGGAATATCAATAACTCTGTGAACACTTTGCCTGCAGCGGCAGCGCAGCATATGCCGACAAAAGCTGACAAATACCAAAGATGCAAAGTCTGCTCGAGGCAGAAGAAGCGAAGAGATACTAAACTAATGTGCGCTATGTGCCAGGTATATCTATGCGCTTGTCCATGCTTTCAAATATTCCATCAGGGGCCTAATACAACGGAGGGAGAGGGATTTTCGTAA
- the LOC125237499 gene encoding zinc finger protein 668-like, with the protein MANEEELQNPLSVVNVVIKSEPIEHVLEIKLEPLDEEETGPEEFNSSVKEKYEEGTVDEFVSDAPEEITIKVEPTFYSSDDELDLASYVLTKAQETASQQNFFTLSPHVKKPRIPRKAKDQDEDYMPSKKKKKIKNNVVKKPFTNKTKKKENCYSDEVNKNIELVTITEEERQIEFRELWQTRKHMRYFCGDCAIGFVMEEPYLTHMKGHAPESGEFMCEICRCRGNNKEQMYKHKLRHYRRYRCGICKRVFKDKETASSHVMSEHVHEAFTCGECGKGFRRPAYLKKHVAQQHTKEQEHECPICERVFFHRSMYNTHVRRHNEEVRNPINQLFICDLCSKHLKTKQALRRHLAIHEKTRNIPCSLCPSVFHTKKGLRLHERNKHSEDKERRMLQQCPQCDRECTTPALLRQHIRRMHTDRTKKYQCDHCKRFYWSKGEIRSHIVWSHAPSRGKRALFCCGREFRTRSRLKDHIAIHHLGHERERIHKCDQCDKAFANKQVLTRHKKSHADFTYPCPECGLRFKSGAYVKVHQQLKHLNMTRAEIKALKQARKAPPKGLRPLSVAPGQKGLRPLSVTPNGLPPQSVTPNLKDSPNGLPPLSVTPNLKDSPKGLGPLSVAPNLNDLSSDLKGLQRMPLNEPEDLSVRKMSFETVLVKQEVDSENEYSVPLFDLEDLKSKV; encoded by the exons atggcaaatgAGGAAGAATTACAAAATCCTCTTTCAGTTGTGAATGTTGTGATAAAAAGTGAGCCTATAGAACATGTTTTGGAAATTAAATTGGAGCCCCTAGATGAAGAAGAGACAGGTCCAGAAGAATTTAATTCCAGCGTTAAAGAGAAATATGAAGAAGGAACGGTTGATGAATTTGTTTCTGATGCGCCTGAGGAGATAACTATCAAGGTTGAGCCTACTTTTTATAGCAGCG ATGATGAACTGGACCTAGCCAGCTACGTCTTGACGAAAGCTCAAGAAACTGCCTCACAACAGAATTTTTTTACCCTGAGCCCTCATGTAAAAAAGCCAAGGATTCCAAGGAAGGCAAAAGATCAGGATGAGGACTATATGCCgtcgaaaaaaaagaaaaag ATTAAAAATAACGTAGTGAAGAAACCGTTTACAAACAAGACAAAGA AAAAAGAAAACTGTTACTCTGACGAAGTAAACAAGAACATAGAGTTAGTGACCATAACGGAGGAAGAGAGACAGATAGAGTTCCGTGAGCTCTGGCAGACCCGGAAACATATGCGGTACTTCTGTGGGGACTGCGCTATCGGCTTCGTCATGGAGGAGCCCTATTTGACGCATATGAAGGGTCATGCTCCG GAATCAGGCGAGTTCATGTGCGAGATTTGTCGATGTCGCGGCAACAATAAGGAGCAAATGTACAAGCACAAACTGCGGCATTACCGGCGATACCGCTGTGGTATCTGCAAACGGGTGTTTAAAGACAAG GAAACGGCATCGAGTCACGTGATGAGCGAACATGTCCACGAAGCTTTCACCTGTGGAGAGTGTGGCAAAGGATTTAG GAGACCAGCCTACCTCAAGAAACATGTCGCGCAACAGCACACAAAAGAACAAGAACACGAGTGCCCAATATGCGAGCGAGTGTTTTTCCACCGAAGCATGTACAACACGCACGTGAG GCGACACAATGAAGAAGTCCGCAACCCAATCAACCAGCTCTTCATCTGCGATCTCTGCTCCAAGCATCTCAAAACGAAGCAAGCCTTGCGGCGCCATCTAGCAATCCATGAGAAAACTCGCAACATACCTTGCTCGCTCTGCCCATCCGTATTCCATACGAAGAAAGGTCTTAGACTACATGAGCGTAATAAACACTCAGAAGATAAaga ACGCCGTATGCTACAGCAGTGTCCACAATGCGACCGCGAATGCACCACTCCCGCTTTGCTGCGACAACACATCAGGAGGATGCACACTGATAGGACCAAAAA ATACCAGTGCGACCATTGCAAGCGTTTCTACTGGAGTAAAGGCGAGATTCGTTCCCACATCGTGTGGTCCCACGCGCCGAGTCGCGGCAAACGCGCGCTTTTCTGCTGCGGGCGCGAATTCCGTACACGGAGTCGATTGAAGGACCATATAGCGATACATCATTTGGGACACGAGAGGGAGAGAATACATAAGTGCGACCAGTGTGACAAGGCTTTTGCG AACAAACAAGTCCTAACCCGCCACAAGAAGAGCCACGCCGACTTTACCTACCCCTGCCCCGAGTGCGGGCTCCGCTTCAAAAGCGGGGCCTACGTCAAGGTGCACCAGCAGCTCAAACACCTCAACATGACACGGGCAGAGATCAAGGCTTTAAAACAGGCTAGGAAAGCTCCGCCCAAAGGTTTGCGACCCCTGTCAGTGGCGCCCGGCCAAAAAGGTTTACGACCCCTGTCAGTGACACCCAACGGTTTGCCACCACAGTCAGTAACACCAAACCTAAAAGATTCACCCAACGGTTTGCCACCGCTGTCAGTGACACCAAACCTAAAAGATTCACCCAAAGGTTTGGGACCTCTATCAGTGGCGCCCAACCTAAACGATTTATCATCGGATTTAAAAGGTTTGCAACGCATGCCGCTCAATGAGCCTGAAGATTTAAGTGTGAGAAAGATGAGTTTTGAGACAGTGTTAGTGAAACAAGAAGTGGATAGTGAAAATGAGTATAGTGTGCCGCTGTTCGATTTGGAGGATTTGAAAAGTAAGgtgtaa
- the LOC125237474 gene encoding carbonyl reductase [NADPH] 1-like, whose product MVTKVAVVTGANKGIGFAIVRGLCKRFDGVVYLTSRDETRGENAVIQLSKEGLHPKYHQLDITSVKSVEKFRDYIKNEYGGIDILVNNAAIAFKNNAKEPVTVQAEQTLFVNYFSLLSTCEILFPILRNGARVVNISSSSGHLTQIPSVALKKRFKDPNLTVEQLGELMQEYIEAARKGTQLAEWGNSSYVVSKVGVTALTKIQQRMVNDRDIKVNAVHPGYVDTDMSSHKGPLTIDEGASAPLFLALDAGDSVRGQYVWYNSKVVSWDGEKPEG is encoded by the exons atggtTACCAAAGTTGCTGTAGTGACCGGAGCGAATAAAGGAATAGGTTTTGCGATCGTCCGAGGCCTCTGCAAGAGATTCGACGGCGTAGTTTACCTTACATCGCGCGACGAAACTCGTGGTGAAAACGCTGTGATACAACTGAGCAAAGAGGGTTTACACCCAAAATATCACCAGTTGGATATAACTAGCGTGAAAAGCGTTGAGAAGTTTCGCGATTACATAAAGAATGAGTACGGGGGGATTGATATTCTTGTGAACAACGCGGCTATCGCATTTAAAAACAACGCGAAGGAACCGGTGACTGTTCAAGCTGAACAAACTTTGTTCGTGAACTATTTCAGTCTGCTGTCTACATGCGAGATATTATTCCCTATACTGCGTAATGGGGCGCGTGTGGTGAATATTTCAAGCTCTTCTGGTCATTTGACTCAAATACCGAGTGTGGCTTTAAAGAAGAGATTTAAAGACCCTAATTTGACCGTAGAGCAGCTAGGAGAGTTGATGCAGGAGTATATAGAGGCGGCTAGGAAGGGGACTCAGCTGGCGGAGTGGGGCAACTCGTCGTATGTGGTGTCTAAGGTTGGAGTGACTGCACTGACCAAGATCCAGCAACGAATGGTCAATGATAGAG ATATAAAGGTGAACGCCGTGCACCCTGGTTACGTGGACACAGACATGTCCTCCCACAAG GGCCCGCTGACGATCGACGAAGGAGCTTCAGCCCCACTCTTCTTAGCCCTGGACGCCGGTGATTCTGTGCGTGGCCAGTACGTGTGGTACAATAGCAAGGTTGTCTCCTGGGACGGGGAGAAACCTGAAGGTTAA